In a genomic window of Mucilaginibacter sp. KACC 22063:
- the cydB gene encoding cytochrome d ubiquinol oxidase subunit II, translating into MATFLGIDYQTWWFLLIGAVFTGYIILDGFDLGAGALHLFFNKEDSRRIALNAIGPVWDGNEVWIVIGGGSLFAGFPEVYASLLSAFYVPFMLFLTGIIFRAISIEFRSKEPMKWWRRMWDICYACSSSLIAFLLGVILGNVIQGINMGADHVFRGNVLDFVNPYSILMGITTLALMMMHGAIYLVMKTENRLYTKLTIMVRDTTIFFVIMILLTSFYTLLYLPHMAITMRRYPVMFVIPVMMVLAIANVTRQITKRKYLFAFISSAVTISLLMVLVAIELYPNMLLSKVNPAYHLTVYNASSSEKTLGIMLIFAAIGVPLVVGYTTFVFFTFKGKVKLDEMSY; encoded by the coding sequence ATGGCAACATTTTTAGGTATCGATTATCAAACATGGTGGTTCCTGCTAATTGGAGCAGTGTTTACAGGCTATATAATTTTAGATGGATTTGACTTGGGCGCCGGTGCACTGCACCTGTTTTTTAACAAGGAGGATAGCCGGCGTATTGCGCTTAATGCAATTGGCCCGGTTTGGGACGGCAATGAAGTTTGGATAGTGATAGGCGGCGGTTCGTTATTTGCTGGTTTCCCGGAGGTTTACGCTTCGCTGCTATCTGCGTTTTATGTGCCTTTTATGCTTTTTCTTACCGGCATAATATTCAGGGCCATATCTATTGAATTTAGGAGCAAGGAACCAATGAAATGGTGGCGCAGAATGTGGGATATCTGTTATGCCTGCTCAAGCTCGCTGATTGCCTTTTTATTAGGGGTAATATTGGGCAATGTAATACAAGGGATAAACATGGGGGCCGACCATGTATTCCGTGGCAATGTGCTTGATTTTGTTAACCCATATTCTATACTGATGGGGATCACTACTCTGGCTTTAATGATGATGCACGGTGCTATTTACCTGGTAATGAAAACAGAGAACAGACTGTATACCAAGCTTACCATTATGGTGCGGGATACCACCATCTTTTTTGTGATTATGATACTGCTAACCTCTTTTTACACACTGCTTTACCTGCCGCACATGGCTATCACCATGCGCAGGTACCCTGTAATGTTTGTTATCCCGGTAATGATGGTATTAGCTATAGCTAACGTAACCCGGCAAATCACCAAGCGTAAATATTTGTTTGCCTTTATATCTTCGGCGGTAACCATCAGCCTGTTAATGGTGTTGGTAGCCATAGAACTTTACCCTAACATGCTGCTTTCAAAAGTAAATCCGGCTTATCACCTTACTGTTTACAACGCATCCTCATCGGAAAAGACGTTGGGCATTATGCTGATCTTTGCAGCCATAGGCGTACCGTTGGTTGTAGGCTATACCACTTTTGTATTTTTCACCTTTAAGGGAAAAGTAAAGCTGGATGAAATGAGTTATTAG